One genomic region from Nostoc sphaeroides encodes:
- a CDS encoding DUF6887 family protein encodes MNKPNFREMTRKQLRDYVLQNRGDTEAIHALALHVQSNGKRLNSVDELQQVIQEKRNQGLEP; translated from the coding sequence ATGAATAAGCCTAACTTTAGAGAAATGACACGCAAGCAATTGCGAGATTATGTCTTACAAAATCGTGGCGATACCGAAGCAATTCACGCCCTAGCATTACACGTTCAGTCTAATGGCAAACGTCTCAATTCAGTAGATGAACTACAACAAGTCATCCAAGAAAAACGTAACCAAGGTTTAGAGCCATAG
- a CDS encoding DUF6888 family protein, protein MKQLYRVLTWLTQMYLPVYLVTLDERTNNIVVIAGEETVVVINPEAEVDYE, encoded by the coding sequence TTGAAACAGTTATACCGAGTCTTGACTTGGCTAACGCAAATGTATCTCCCGGTTTACCTAGTTACCTTAGATGAGCGAACAAATAACATCGTAGTAATAGCAGGTGAAGAGACAGTTGTAGTAATTAATCCAGAAGCAGAGGTTGATTATGAATAA
- a CDS encoding Ycf51 family protein has product MFTTANFLQYTQWSGIATLLFAALTFLAFILKWGIRFRLVGTTGFMLVLTGGLFALSIVPLSRTVIPGAARYTLVYDNGSTQAVIATSPQITPTQLDATLRQAVSNLFSSGRSGTRQDDNLTVRARTIIHPEPGTSVPVYLGEAKRSLVSRENSAIAIEIYTEKFAQLSKPTA; this is encoded by the coding sequence ATGTTCACAACAGCTAACTTTCTTCAGTACACCCAATGGTCAGGTATAGCTACCTTGCTATTTGCTGCCTTAACATTTTTGGCTTTTATTCTCAAATGGGGCATCCGCTTTCGGCTGGTGGGTACGACTGGCTTTATGCTGGTGCTGACGGGTGGTTTATTTGCACTGTCGATAGTCCCCTTGAGTCGGACTGTGATTCCAGGAGCAGCCCGGTACACTTTAGTTTATGACAATGGGTCAACACAAGCAGTGATTGCCACATCACCCCAAATTACACCCACACAATTAGATGCAACTTTACGTCAAGCAGTTAGTAATCTGTTTTCTTCTGGTCGGTCAGGTACACGGCAAGACGATAACTTAACGGTTCGCGCTCGTACCATTATCCACCCAGAGCCAGGGACTTCTGTACCAGTTTATTTGGGTGAGGCCAAGCGATCGCTCGTTTCTCGTGAAAATTCTGCGATCGCAATCGAAATTTACACAGAAAAATTCGCCCAATTGTCAAAACCTACTGCTTAA
- a CDS encoding iron-containing alcohol dehydrogenase family protein: MSNQISTQPSLSTQTSSSLFTLTVAPAKVIRGSGVLQAKAAEIACLGSRPLIVAGDSTLAISRTNLLPVLETQQLHAAQASYSADCCEASLKSLQKKAKEHKADVIIGVGGGKALDTAKLVAHQLQLPVVTIPTSASTCAAWSALSNVYSEEGAFLYDVGLSRCPDLLILDYDLIKTAPQRTLVAGIGDAIAKWYEASVSSGHLQDTLIIAAVQQARVLRDILLQKSATALKEPGSEVWREVVDATVLLAGVVGGLGGAQCRTVAAHAVHNGLTHISGHGSIHGEKVAFGILVQLRLEEMLQGNQLAASARQQLLKFYTEIGLPQKLSDLGLGNITLGELQTAAEIALVPNSDIHRLPFKVALEQLMAAMVSTTAPIDSRDTINRVSPKGISDEVEA, encoded by the coding sequence ATGTCTAATCAAATTTCTACTCAACCTTCTTTGTCTACTCAAACCTCTAGTTCATTATTTACCCTCACAGTTGCCCCAGCAAAAGTAATCCGTGGTTCTGGTGTGTTGCAAGCAAAAGCAGCAGAGATAGCCTGTTTGGGAAGTCGTCCCTTAATTGTGGCAGGTGATTCTACTCTCGCCATCAGCCGAACAAATTTGCTCCCAGTTTTAGAAACGCAACAGTTACATGCTGCCCAAGCTTCATACAGTGCAGACTGCTGTGAAGCTAGCCTGAAATCTTTACAGAAGAAAGCAAAAGAACATAAAGCTGATGTAATTATCGGTGTTGGCGGTGGCAAAGCCTTAGATACGGCGAAATTAGTCGCGCATCAGTTACAGTTACCAGTGGTGACAATTCCGACATCAGCGTCTACTTGTGCAGCTTGGAGTGCCCTGTCGAATGTTTATTCGGAAGAGGGGGCGTTTCTATACGATGTGGGGCTGTCTCGTTGTCCCGATTTATTGATACTTGATTATGACTTGATTAAAACTGCACCACAACGGACTTTAGTAGCTGGAATTGGTGATGCGATCGCTAAGTGGTATGAAGCCTCAGTTAGCAGTGGGCATTTGCAAGACACTTTAATTATTGCTGCGGTGCAACAAGCGCGAGTTTTGCGAGATATCTTGTTGCAAAAGTCTGCCACCGCCCTGAAAGAACCAGGTAGTGAAGTTTGGCGAGAAGTCGTAGACGCGACTGTTTTATTAGCTGGGGTAGTTGGAGGACTTGGAGGGGCGCAGTGTCGTACAGTTGCGGCCCATGCCGTGCATAATGGTTTAACGCACATTTCAGGACATGGCAGTATTCATGGCGAAAAAGTTGCTTTTGGAATTTTGGTACAACTGCGTTTAGAAGAAATGCTACAAGGCAATCAACTAGCAGCATCAGCACGGCAACAGTTGTTAAAGTTCTACACAGAAATTGGACTGCCCCAAAAATTAAGCGATCTGGGATTGGGCAATATTACATTAGGCGAGTTGCAAACAGCTGCTGAAATTGCCTTAGTTCCTAATTCTGACATCCATCGACTACCGTTTAAAGTCGCGTTGGAACAGTTGATGGCAGCAATGGTTTCTACCACTGCACCTATAGATAGTAGAGATACTATAAATCGAGTTTCGCCCAAGGGAATCAGTGACGAGGTTGAAGCATGA
- a CDS encoding aspartate aminotransferase — protein sequence MSLNWIVPAERIQKLPPYVFARLDELKAKAREQGLDLIDLGMGNPDGATPAPVVEAAIAALKDPANHGYPPFEGTASFRKAITNWYHRRYGVVLDPDSEALPLLGSKEGLTHLAIAYVNPGDLVLVPSPAYPAHFRGPAIAGGKIHSLILKPENDWLIDLAAIPDEVARQAKILYFNYPSNPTAATAPREFFEEIVAFARKYEILLVHDLCYAELAFDGYQPTSLLEIPGAKEIGVEFHTLSKTYNMAGWRVGFVVGNRHVIQGLRTLKTNLDYGIFAALQTAAETALQLPDVYLHEVQQRYRTRRDFLIQGLGELGWDIPKTKATMYLWVKCPVGMGSTDFALNVLQQTGVVLTPGNAFGVAGEGYVRISLIADCDRLGEVLHRFKQAGIRYQPESVVSPSGAIADLVS from the coding sequence ATGAGTTTAAATTGGATTGTCCCAGCAGAACGGATACAAAAACTACCGCCCTATGTATTTGCCCGTTTAGATGAACTAAAAGCTAAAGCACGGGAACAAGGGTTAGATTTAATTGATTTGGGTATGGGAAACCCCGATGGTGCAACACCAGCACCAGTTGTAGAAGCTGCGATCGCCGCCTTGAAAGATCCCGCCAATCACGGTTATCCTCCTTTTGAGGGAACTGCTAGTTTCCGCAAGGCGATTACTAACTGGTATCATCGCCGTTATGGTGTAGTTCTCGATCCTGATAGTGAAGCTTTGCCACTACTGGGTTCTAAAGAAGGATTAACCCATTTAGCGATCGCCTACGTTAACCCTGGCGATTTAGTTCTAGTTCCTTCCCCAGCTTATCCCGCCCATTTTCGGGGGCCAGCGATCGCAGGCGGGAAAATTCACAGCTTGATTCTCAAACCAGAAAATGACTGGTTAATTGATTTAGCTGCAATTCCAGATGAGGTTGCAAGACAAGCTAAAATTCTCTATTTCAACTATCCCAGCAATCCCACCGCCGCCACAGCACCACGCGAATTTTTTGAAGAAATCGTCGCCTTCGCCCGCAAATATGAAATTTTGCTGGTGCATGATTTGTGTTATGCCGAGTTAGCTTTTGATGGTTATCAACCCACTAGCTTACTAGAAATTCCCGGCGCGAAAGAAATTGGTGTAGAATTTCACACCTTATCTAAAACCTATAATATGGCTGGTTGGCGCGTTGGGTTTGTGGTGGGTAATCGCCATGTAATTCAAGGTTTACGGACACTAAAAACTAACTTGGATTACGGCATTTTTGCCGCATTACAAACAGCAGCCGAAACCGCTTTGCAATTGCCAGATGTGTATTTGCACGAAGTACAACAACGCTACCGTACCCGCCGCGATTTCCTGATTCAAGGGTTAGGAGAGTTGGGTTGGGATATCCCCAAAACCAAGGCGACTATGTATCTTTGGGTGAAGTGCCCTGTGGGTATGGGTTCCACGGATTTTGCCTTGAATGTGTTGCAGCAAACTGGCGTTGTTCTTACCCCAGGTAATGCCTTTGGGGTTGCAGGTGAGGGTTATGTCAGAATCAGTTTAATTGCCGACTGCGATCGCTTGGGTGAAGTTTTACATCGCTTCAAGCAAGCGGGTATCCGCTATCAACCTGAAAGCGTAGTTTCTCCTTCAGGAGCGATCGCTGATCTCGTTAGTTAA
- a CDS encoding type II toxin-antitoxin system VapC family toxin: protein MIVLDTHIWVWWNHNDSKLTPPHREAINRERPHGLGVCSISLLEISRLVTQNKLIFPCSIQEWFDIALAQEGVILLSITPQIAIDSYSLPGNFHQDPADRIIVSTARMYDVPLVSVDEKILAYSNVKRILP from the coding sequence GTGATCGTTCTTGATACTCATATTTGGGTTTGGTGGAATCACAATGATTCAAAGTTGACTCCTCCCCACCGTGAAGCAATAAATAGGGAAAGACCTCATGGTTTAGGTGTCTGCTCCATAAGTTTGTTAGAGATTAGCAGACTTGTTACCCAAAATAAGTTAATTTTTCCCTGTTCGATTCAAGAATGGTTTGATATTGCTTTGGCACAAGAGGGAGTAATTCTTTTATCAATCACTCCCCAAATTGCCATTGATTCATACTCCCTTCCAGGAAATTTTCATCAAGATCCAGCCGATAGAATTATCGTTTCAACAGCAAGAATGTATGATGTTCCTTTGGTGAGTGTAGATGAAAAAATACTTGCCTATTCTAATGTAAAAAGAATTCTGCCTTGA
- a CDS encoding PAS domain S-box protein, which yields MMVKVLEKIVIMRSWLLTYSVMILAVIAALLLTRLLLPAFDPSVFTFFYAAVAISAWYGGMRLGVLAIALSVTTALYFLIEPVYSFNFLSPNVLVRLTSFSLVSFLITALSSELRTARGKAETSLKLLQNSEMRFSRLAESNIIGVIVTDMNNGSIIEANDAFLKMVGYTREDFAANQMNWRDITPHEYILLSERAVKELRTTGVCKPFEKEYICKNGDRIPVLLGSVVLRDIQEKVIGFVVDLSEQQAALRERKQVEQTLREKEERLRLANERFELASAAVNCLIYDWNIEQDTVERTEGLTRISGYSLDIAQPTGSWWRELVHPEDLQRVEEEAAIALANGDRYAAEYRIRNQDNQYIYVLDQGIVVQRDGDGKPVRLVGSTTDISERKQAEKAVQASEERLRSFVKANIVGILFGDVNGSITEANDEFLRIVGYTQADIQAGRLRWTDITPPEYQYLDELAIAEATAKGTCTPYEKECIRKDGSSVPVVVGYSVLGESQQNSVAFILDISDLHQAKKALSQSQQQFQAFMDNIPAAAWITNVDGRVLYLSPTYLSTFDVPTNKAINKNIFDLYPAQIAQPFLDNIRMVAQTNQVIEAIESAPRTDGTLGEFLIYKFPIADASGQCLVGGVAVDITERERILRERQLAELVLRERSELLKLLSETTSDLLSTERPLDLMNSLFSKLSAQMDLHFYFHYLIETHENKQKLRLVAWNGITDEVFQTIEYLEFNQGMCGLVAQERHQIVLNDVLHSTYPNADILRDLGITAYAGQPLIAQGKLLGVLSFASCTRTRFTSGEIALLQATSDQVAVALERAQLMDSLQQQKEQLVQANRIKDEFLAVLSHELRTPLNPILGWSKLLQTKKYDEATTTRALETIERNAKLQTQLIEDLLDVSRILQGKLSLNIAPVNLETAIASAIETVRLAAQAKSINLRFTILDFGLENSHINLDIDFNNQTDNLKSQIQVALPALQRCDPKFLVTGDSGRLQQVIWNLLSNAIKFTPQGGQVEISLQSVGSQAQLRVSDTGKGISPDFLPFVFEYFRQADGATTRKFGGLGLGLAIVRHIVELHGGTVKAESLGEEQGATFTVMLPLMKIHLNSDQIDRQFDDSPDLNGVKVLLVDDERDTRELIAFILEQSGAVVTQTASAMEALRIMPEFQPNLLLSDIGMPEVDGYMLMRQIRAMSPEQGGTILAIALTAYASEADSQQVIAAGFGLHITKPVEPAKLVRAIANLIYSCSDVKTNLQSLEARKRYNSLTDQ from the coding sequence ATGATGGTGAAAGTACTCGAAAAAATTGTGATAATGCGCTCTTGGTTACTAACATACAGCGTGATGATTCTGGCAGTTATAGCGGCGTTGCTGCTGACGCGACTGTTGTTGCCAGCCTTCGATCCGAGCGTATTTACATTCTTTTATGCTGCCGTGGCAATCAGTGCCTGGTATGGTGGCATGAGACTTGGAGTACTAGCGATCGCTCTTTCTGTTACAACTGCGCTGTATTTTTTGATCGAGCCAGTCTACTCCTTCAATTTCCTCAGCCCGAACGTCTTGGTAAGATTAACCTCGTTCTCACTAGTATCCTTCTTAATTACCGCCCTCTCTTCAGAGTTGCGAACTGCCAGAGGCAAGGCAGAGACGAGCCTAAAATTGTTGCAAAATAGCGAAATGCGGTTTAGCCGACTGGCAGAATCCAACATCATTGGAGTTATCGTAACTGATATGAACAACGGCTCCATCATAGAAGCCAATGATGCTTTTCTGAAAATGGTCGGCTATACGCGAGAAGATTTTGCCGCTAACCAAATGAACTGGCGCGATATCACCCCACACGAGTATATTCTTTTGAGTGAACGTGCAGTAAAAGAACTTAGAACAACCGGAGTATGTAAACCCTTTGAGAAGGAATATATCTGCAAAAATGGCGATCGCATTCCCGTTCTACTCGGTTCTGTCGTCCTGAGAGATATTCAAGAAAAGGTCATTGGCTTCGTTGTTGATTTGAGCGAACAGCAAGCTGCACTACGCGAACGCAAGCAAGTAGAACAAACTTTGCGGGAGAAAGAGGAACGCCTGAGATTAGCTAACGAGCGTTTTGAGTTAGCATCTGCTGCGGTCAACTGTCTCATTTATGACTGGAATATAGAGCAGGATACCGTTGAAAGAACCGAGGGGTTAACCAGAATTTCGGGTTATTCTCTCGACATCGCCCAACCAACAGGTAGTTGGTGGCGTGAGCTTGTCCATCCAGAGGATTTGCAACGTGTAGAAGAGGAGGCGGCGATCGCTTTGGCAAATGGCGATCGCTATGCTGCCGAGTATCGCATTCGCAACCAGGATAACCAGTACATCTACGTACTGGATCAGGGAATAGTGGTGCAACGGGATGGTGATGGAAAACCAGTCCGCTTAGTTGGCAGCACCACAGATATCAGCGAACGCAAGCAAGCAGAGAAGGCAGTCCAAGCAAGTGAAGAACGCCTCAGAAGTTTTGTGAAAGCGAATATAGTTGGCATTCTCTTTGGTGATGTGAACGGTAGCATCACTGAAGCCAACGACGAGTTCTTGCGAATTGTGGGCTATACCCAAGCAGATATCCAGGCAGGCAGACTACGCTGGACTGATATCACGCCTCCTGAGTACCAGTATTTAGATGAACTGGCTATTGCCGAGGCAACAGCGAAGGGAACCTGTACTCCTTATGAGAAGGAATGCATTCGCAAGGATGGTTCCAGTGTGCCGGTTGTAGTTGGCTACTCTGTGTTAGGCGAATCTCAACAAAATTCAGTTGCATTCATTCTTGATATTAGTGATCTCCACCAAGCTAAAAAAGCGCTGAGTCAGAGTCAACAGCAATTTCAAGCTTTTATGGACAATATTCCAGCCGCAGCATGGATTACGAATGTAGACGGACGTGTACTTTACCTCAGCCCCACTTATTTAAGTACATTCGATGTACCAACAAATAAGGCGATTAATAAAAACATTTTTGACCTATACCCAGCCCAAATCGCTCAACCCTTCCTTGATAACATTAGAATGGTTGCCCAGACCAATCAGGTTATTGAAGCGATCGAGTCTGCCCCACGCACAGATGGCACACTCGGCGAATTTTTGATATACAAGTTTCCCATTGCCGATGCATCTGGGCAATGTCTGGTAGGAGGGGTTGCAGTTGACATCACCGAACGCGAACGCATCCTTCGTGAACGCCAGCTTGCAGAACTTGTCTTGCGAGAGCGCAGTGAACTACTCAAACTGCTTTCTGAAACAACCAGCGATTTGCTTTCAACCGAGCGCCCTTTGGATCTAATGAATAGCTTATTTAGTAAGCTCTCGGCGCAGATGGATTTGCATTTTTACTTTCACTATTTAATTGAGACGCACGAAAATAAGCAGAAACTTCGGTTAGTAGCTTGGAACGGCATTACTGATGAAGTATTTCAAACAATTGAATACCTGGAATTTAATCAAGGGATGTGCGGACTAGTGGCGCAAGAACGTCATCAAATTGTCCTCAATGATGTGCTGCACTCTACCTATCCCAATGCCGACATCCTCAGAGATTTGGGAATTACAGCTTATGCCGGTCAACCGTTAATTGCTCAGGGAAAGCTGCTTGGTGTCCTCTCCTTTGCCAGTTGCACACGTACCCGCTTCACTTCTGGGGAAATTGCTCTATTACAAGCAACCTCCGATCAGGTGGCGGTTGCTCTGGAACGCGCTCAGTTGATGGATTCGTTACAGCAGCAAAAAGAGCAATTAGTCCAAGCTAATCGGATCAAAGATGAATTTTTGGCGGTTCTTTCCCACGAACTTCGCACACCGCTAAACCCGATCTTGGGATGGTCGAAGTTATTACAAACTAAAAAGTATGATGAAGCAACCACCACTCGCGCTCTCGAAACCATTGAGCGTAATGCCAAGCTTCAGACTCAACTAATTGAAGATTTGTTGGATGTCTCTCGCATTTTGCAAGGTAAACTCAGTCTGAATATTGCTCCTGTGAATCTGGAAACTGCGATCGCATCTGCAATAGAAACAGTCCGTCTAGCTGCTCAAGCCAAATCTATCAATTTGCGATTTACTATTTTAGATTTTGGATTAGAAAATTCTCACATAAATTTAGATATCGATTTTAACAACCAAACTGACAATCTAAAATCCCAAATCCAAGTTGCGCTTCCAGCACTCCAAAGGTGCGATCCAAAATTCCTAGTAACTGGTGATTCAGGTCGCTTGCAGCAAGTTATCTGGAATCTACTTTCCAATGCTATTAAGTTTACGCCCCAAGGTGGACAGGTAGAAATCAGTTTACAGTCTGTTGGTTCTCAGGCTCAACTTCGAGTCAGTGATACAGGTAAGGGAATTAGCCCAGATTTTTTACCATTCGTATTTGAATACTTCCGACAAGCTGATGGCGCAACTACCAGGAAATTTGGGGGATTGGGATTAGGATTAGCTATTGTTCGTCACATCGTAGAGCTACATGGCGGCACAGTTAAGGCAGAAAGTTTGGGCGAAGAACAGGGAGCAACTTTTACAGTCATGCTACCGCTAATGAAGATTCATCTCAATAGTGATCAAATTGATAGACAATTTGATGATTCGCCCGATCTAAATGGGGTGAAAGTTCTACTTGTGGATGATGAGCGTGATACGCGAGAGTTAATTGCTTTCATTTTGGAGCAGTCTGGCGCGGTAGTAACTCAGACCGCATCTGCTATGGAAGCACTACGAATTATGCCTGAGTTTCAGCCAAATCTGCTGTTAAGCGACATTGGAATGCCGGAAGTAGACGGCTATATGCTAATGCGTCAAATCAGAGCCATGTCACCAGAACAAGGAGGGACAATTCTAGCGATCGCTCTGACAGCTTATGCATCTGAGGCTGATTCCCAACAGGTAATCGCTGCCGGATTTGGGCTGCATATCACCAAGCCTGTGGAGCCAGCTAAATTAGTTCGAGCGATCGCTAACCTGATTTATAGTTGTAGCGATGTGAAAACTAACTTACAATCCTTGGAAGCTAGAAAAAGATATAATTCCCTCACAGACCAATAG
- a CDS encoding helix-turn-helix domain-containing protein — MELGKSLKISNLIRELRQQLDLSQEKFAAKLGVSLRTVNRWENGSTVPSQMALKLIEEMLRKMGEPGKRLLKEYLLKAEQREDS, encoded by the coding sequence ATGGAACTAGGAAAGTCACTAAAAATTTCCAATTTAATCCGTGAACTGCGGCAGCAGCTTGATCTCTCTCAGGAAAAGTTTGCAGCCAAGTTGGGAGTCTCCCTGCGAACAGTTAATCGCTGGGAGAACGGATCTACAGTGCCTTCACAGATGGCACTAAAACTAATTGAAGAAATGTTACGAAAGATGGGCGAACCAGGTAAAAGACTACTGAAGGAGTATCTCCTAAAAGCGGAGCAACGGGAGGACTCTTAA
- a CDS encoding 1-acyl-sn-glycerol-3-phosphate acyltransferase: MINQHSENFLNTQLENVPGEGYIFSWFDWFCLWYPPGWLIIFNRHWQHYHTDSDGWNWLEYGLFLIPGGFYLAMLSRWLRLGFRSPRKEVGEFNPKYQEAFRKEVLAPIVKYYFRGKLQQVENLPQTGPLIVAMNHAGMSFPWDFLTLGYLLSEARGWVLQPVASPVLFEHPWIIWWLPPKWSQVLGGVRAELDDFEAAIAPPTPTAIAQGKIILYAPEGIRGLVKGWRRRYQLEKFDVSFIKLSDRYQIPILPVVCIGSESLHPWAVNFKKLQRLVKLPFFPISPLMLALILFPSMGVWAMRTRLHYFIQPLEPAELHNHSNKGRKVTYRQAQQLREKLQIKINQLLK; encoded by the coding sequence TTGATTAATCAACACTCCGAAAACTTTTTAAACACTCAACTGGAAAATGTACCAGGTGAAGGCTATATATTTAGCTGGTTTGATTGGTTTTGTCTTTGGTATCCTCCAGGCTGGTTAATTATATTCAACCGTCATTGGCAGCACTATCACACCGATTCAGACGGTTGGAATTGGCTTGAATATGGATTATTTTTAATTCCTGGCGGATTTTATCTGGCGATGCTAAGTCGTTGGTTGCGTCTTGGTTTTCGTTCACCTCGAAAAGAAGTTGGTGAATTTAATCCCAAATATCAAGAAGCTTTTCGCAAAGAAGTTCTCGCGCCCATCGTTAAATACTATTTTCGTGGAAAATTACAACAAGTCGAAAACTTGCCACAAACAGGGCCATTGATTGTGGCAATGAATCACGCAGGGATGAGTTTTCCTTGGGATTTTTTAACCTTGGGTTATTTATTAAGTGAAGCTAGAGGATGGGTGCTACAACCTGTAGCAAGTCCAGTATTATTTGAGCATCCTTGGATAATTTGGTGGTTACCACCTAAATGGTCGCAGGTTTTGGGTGGTGTGCGAGCCGAATTAGATGATTTTGAAGCAGCGATCGCTCCACCAACACCTACAGCGATCGCCCAAGGTAAAATTATCTTATATGCACCTGAAGGTATCCGCGGCCTTGTGAAGGGTTGGAGGAGACGCTATCAACTAGAAAAGTTTGATGTGAGTTTTATTAAATTGAGCGATCGCTATCAAATTCCTATTCTGCCAGTAGTTTGCATCGGTAGTGAATCTTTACATCCTTGGGCTGTTAATTTTAAAAAATTGCAACGACTAGTCAAATTACCCTTTTTTCCTATCTCGCCTTTAATGCTTGCCTTAATTCTGTTTCCTTCAATGGGAGTTTGGGCAATGAGAACTCGCCTACATTACTTTATTCAGCCTTTGGAACCAGCAGAATTGCACAACCATTCAAACAAAGGGCGTAAAGTAACTTATCGGCAGGCACAACAATTACGAGAAAAACTGCAAATTAAAATTAATCAGTTATTGAAATAA
- a CDS encoding alpha/beta fold hydrolase: protein MESKWISHNGVRLFSESFGASTDPPILLIMGAMASAVWWAEDFCCQLAALGRYVIRYDHRDTGRSTSYEPGHIHYSVEDLADDAFCVLDSYGIQIAHLVGMSLGGFLAQLMALKHPQRVKSLTLIASERLAQTDSTMPGIDPSVLEYHAKASELDWANREAVIEYQVGAWRLLSGSAHPFDESAIRELAGADFDRTRNLMTTFNHALLQGGEKWFNRLHEIAVPTLVIHGTEDRVLPYAHSLALQAEIQDAVLLPLPGTGHELHHDDWSVILEAIEKQTVSQQETA from the coding sequence ATGGAAAGTAAATGGATTAGCCATAACGGAGTTCGCCTTTTCTCCGAATCTTTTGGCGCTTCAACCGATCCACCAATTTTATTAATCATGGGAGCGATGGCTTCAGCCGTGTGGTGGGCGGAAGATTTCTGCTGCCAATTGGCTGCTCTGGGACGCTATGTGATTCGCTACGATCACCGAGACACAGGGCGTTCAACAAGTTATGAGCCAGGTCACATTCACTATTCCGTTGAAGATCTAGCGGATGATGCTTTTTGTGTTCTCGATAGCTATGGAATTCAGATCGCTCATTTAGTGGGGATGTCGCTAGGAGGATTCTTGGCTCAACTGATGGCGCTCAAGCATCCTCAACGGGTCAAAAGTCTGACGTTAATCGCCTCGGAACGCTTGGCTCAAACCGATTCGACAATGCCAGGGATTGATCCATCTGTTCTTGAATATCATGCAAAAGCCAGTGAACTCGATTGGGCAAACCGTGAGGCAGTGATTGAGTATCAGGTTGGTGCATGGCGATTGCTTTCCGGTTCAGCTCATCCGTTTGATGAATCAGCCATCCGCGAATTAGCTGGGGCTGACTTTGATCGCACTCGCAATCTCATGACGACCTTTAATCATGCCTTGTTGCAAGGCGGAGAAAAATGGTTTAACCGCCTCCATGAAATTGCTGTACCAACTCTGGTTATTCATGGCACAGAAGATCGTGTTTTACCCTATGCCCATAGCTTGGCATTGCAAGCAGAAATCCAGGATGCTGTATTACTACCATTGCCCGGAACAGGACACGAACTGCATCACGACGACTGGTCTGTTATTCTTGAAGCGATAGAAAAGCAGACTGTATCACAGCAAGAAACAGCCTAA
- a CDS encoding GNAT family N-acetyltransferase, which produces MKLRIYEIADTEEIMKLFYDTVHEVNIHDYTQEQVDAWAPANMDIDVWIKGLGSKFTYVAEEKGKIIGFGELEANGHIDRFYCHKNFQRKGIGKKILEQIESKAKSLGMEKLFTEASITAKPFFESQSFIVVKQQEVERRGQKLINFIMEKSI; this is translated from the coding sequence ATGAAATTAAGAATATACGAAATAGCTGATACCGAAGAAATTATGAAATTGTTCTACGACACTGTTCATGAAGTGAATATTCACGATTACACACAAGAACAAGTAGATGCTTGGGCACCAGCAAATATGGATATTGACGTTTGGATTAAAGGTTTAGGAAGTAAGTTTACTTATGTAGCAGAGGAGAAGGGTAAAATTATTGGTTTTGGTGAATTAGAGGCTAATGGACATATTGACCGTTTTTACTGTCATAAAAATTTTCAAAGAAAAGGGATTGGTAAGAAAATCTTAGAACAGATTGAATCAAAAGCAAAGTCTTTGGGAATGGAAAAGTTATTTACAGAAGCGAGTATTACAGCTAAACCTTTTTTTGAAAGCCAGAGCTTTATTGTTGTGAAACAGCAAGAGGTAGAACGTAGAGGGCAAAAACTGATAAATTTTATTATGGAAAAATCAATTTGA
- a CDS encoding DUF6464 family protein, giving the protein MLKTLLVIAVGFLPSLISLWAIRKTHARSRLRLRQAAMNFPAMQRRQNLRPVEGDRYYLEGVGYLIGDISCKFNARSGYMRCAVNPEGPCNGCRHYEPKELAGSEKRA; this is encoded by the coding sequence GTGTTAAAGACACTTTTAGTGATTGCCGTTGGTTTTTTACCGTCCCTGATTTCTCTGTGGGCGATCCGCAAAACCCATGCGCGATCGCGCCTACGGCTCAGACAAGCAGCCATGAATTTTCCAGCGATGCAGAGAAGGCAAAACCTTAGACCTGTAGAAGGCGATCGCTATTATTTAGAAGGCGTGGGTTATCTAATTGGCGATATCAGCTGCAAATTTAATGCCCGATCTGGCTATATGCGTTGTGCTGTCAATCCCGAAGGCCCCTGTAATGGTTGTCGTCACTACGAACCTAAGGAATTAGCTGGGAGTGAAAAAAGGGCTTAA